In Streptomyces sp. NBC_01426, one genomic interval encodes:
- a CDS encoding fructose-specific PTS transporter subunit EIIC — protein sequence MTSPAGPPGGGGTSGGGRLKLLAVTACPTGIAHTYMAAEKLQQAAERLGIDIKVETQGSIGAENVLDDNDVREADGIIIAADKEVDRTRFAGKRVLSTGVADGIHRPEELIERVRSAPVQSGATSSENSGGGGNERSTAYKALMNGVSHMIPFVVVGGLLLAVSIALGGHSSAKGITFDEGSFWFYVNALGGLGFQLMLPIFSGYIAFALGDRPALVPGMLGGFLAAEATTVYGAEATAGFLGAIATGFLAGYLVIWIKKVKVPRFVQPIMPIIVIPIVSTLALGLLYIHVIGQPISWVFTHLTDWLNGMTGSSAIVLGALIGLMIAFDMGGPVNKTAFLVAVGLTGTNNAVMGMAAAAIPVMPLGQGLATLLRRRLYSDQERETGIAALFMGFFGISEGAIPFAAARPAQVIPANVLGGAVAGAVAGMAGVENSVPHGGPIVALFGAVSGLAMFFVAIAAGVAVTALTTNALIGLKERRGRSAEPVPGAVPEPVLVGVGAGAGGAAEGSVPAPRTAGAGASAAASASASASASAAKATATATVVAGPSAGADDGGAEVLSGYLTARTVRTELVADTKEAAIREMAEMLAATGNVRDVEELVRVALAREAQGTTGLGESIAIPHAKTDAVTRPTVGFARSDEGVEWGSLDGTKARLVFMISVPEAAAGDEHLRILALLSRKLMDVDFRARLQCAPDERAVLAVLREIA from the coding sequence GTGACCAGTCCGGCAGGCCCTCCCGGTGGCGGGGGCACCAGCGGGGGCGGGCGCCTGAAGCTGCTCGCCGTGACCGCGTGCCCCACGGGGATCGCGCACACCTACATGGCCGCGGAGAAGCTCCAGCAGGCCGCCGAGCGGCTCGGCATCGACATCAAGGTGGAGACCCAGGGGTCCATCGGGGCCGAGAACGTACTGGATGACAACGATGTCAGGGAGGCGGACGGGATCATCATCGCCGCCGACAAGGAGGTCGATCGCACGCGGTTCGCGGGCAAGCGGGTCCTGTCGACGGGGGTCGCGGACGGGATCCACCGGCCCGAGGAGCTGATCGAACGGGTGCGGAGCGCGCCGGTGCAGTCGGGGGCGACGTCGTCGGAGAATTCCGGTGGCGGCGGCAACGAGCGCAGCACCGCGTACAAGGCGCTGATGAACGGCGTCTCGCACATGATCCCGTTCGTGGTGGTGGGCGGTCTGCTGCTCGCCGTCTCGATCGCGCTCGGCGGCCACTCGTCCGCGAAGGGCATCACCTTCGACGAGGGGTCGTTCTGGTTCTACGTGAACGCCCTCGGCGGCCTCGGCTTCCAGCTGATGCTGCCGATCTTCTCGGGGTACATCGCCTTCGCGTTGGGTGACCGGCCGGCGCTGGTGCCGGGCATGCTCGGCGGATTCCTGGCCGCGGAGGCCACGACCGTCTACGGGGCGGAGGCGACCGCGGGGTTCCTCGGCGCCATCGCGACGGGCTTCCTCGCCGGCTACCTGGTGATCTGGATCAAGAAGGTCAAGGTCCCGAGGTTCGTCCAGCCGATCATGCCGATCATCGTGATCCCGATCGTCTCGACGCTGGCCCTCGGTCTGCTCTACATCCATGTGATCGGGCAGCCGATCTCCTGGGTGTTCACACACCTGACCGACTGGCTGAACGGGATGACGGGCTCCAGCGCGATCGTGCTCGGCGCGCTGATCGGCCTGATGATCGCCTTCGACATGGGCGGCCCGGTCAACAAGACGGCCTTCCTCGTCGCCGTGGGGCTCACCGGCACGAACAACGCCGTCATGGGCATGGCCGCCGCCGCCATCCCGGTCATGCCGCTGGGGCAGGGCCTGGCCACGCTGCTGCGGCGCCGGCTCTACAGCGATCAGGAGCGGGAGACCGGTATCGCTGCTCTCTTCATGGGCTTCTTCGGCATATCCGAGGGCGCCATCCCGTTCGCCGCCGCGCGACCGGCGCAGGTCATCCCGGCGAACGTGCTCGGTGGCGCCGTGGCCGGCGCCGTCGCGGGCATGGCCGGGGTCGAGAACTCGGTGCCGCACGGCGGTCCGATCGTCGCGCTGTTCGGCGCGGTGAGCGGGCTCGCGATGTTCTTCGTCGCCATCGCCGCGGGTGTCGCGGTCACCGCGCTGACGACCAACGCGCTGATCGGGCTCAAGGAGCGGCGGGGCCGCTCCGCCGAGCCGGTACCGGGCGCGGTGCCCGAGCCGGTGCTCGTCGGGGTGGGCGCCGGTGCGGGGGGCGCGGCCGAGGGGTCGGTCCCGGCCCCGCGGACCGCCGGTGCCGGTGCCTCTGCCGCTGCCTCTGCCTCTGCCTCTGCCTCTGCCTCTGCCGCGAAGGCGACCGCGACCGCGACGGTCGTGGCGGGGCCTTCGGCCGGCGCGGACGACGGTGGGGCCGAGGTGCTCTCCGGCTACCTGACCGCGCGGACCGTGAGGACGGAGCTGGTCGCGGACACCAAGGAGGCGGCGATCCGCGAGATGGCGGAGATGCTCGCGGCCACCGGCAACGTCCGTGACGTGGAGGAGCTGGTACGGGTCGCCCTCGCCCGGGAGGCGCAGGGGACGACGGGGCTCGGCGAGTCGATCGCGATCCCGCACGCCAAGACGGACGCGGTCACCCGGCCGACGGTGGGCTTCGCCCGGTCCGACGAGGGCGTCGAGTGGGGTTCGCTGGACGGGACGAAGGCCCGCCTGGTCTTCATGATCTCGGTGCCGGAGGCGGCGGCCGGTGACGAACACCTGCGGATCCTGGCCCTGTTGTCGCGCAAGTTGATGGACGTCGACTTCCGGGCCCGATTGCAGTGCGCACCGGACGAGCGGGCCGTCCTCGCGGTGCTGCGCGAGATCGCGTAG
- a CDS encoding stage II sporulation protein M yields the protein MDVDVFVAAHQAQWARLEQLLGRGRRLTGEEADELVSLYQRTSTHLSLIQSSAPDPMLVGRLTQLVARARSAVTGARRAGWRDAARFFTAGFPAAVYRSRRWWIPTAVLSIAVGVLLGWWIATNPEAQSVIAAPDDLRRLTKPGGEYETYYSSHPAASFAAKVWTNNAQAAAMCLVLGAFLGLPVLWILFLNMANLGVGIGLMASAGRLDVFLGLILPHGLLELTAVFVAAGTGLRLGWTVIDPGPRTRRAALAEQGRAALGMAIGLAFILFISGLIEGFVTPSGLPTWARIAIGIAAEAAFLVYVYVLGGRAARAGDVGDVEEADQTATLPTAA from the coding sequence ATGGATGTCGACGTCTTCGTGGCGGCCCACCAGGCGCAGTGGGCGCGTCTGGAACAACTCCTCGGCCGGGGCCGGCGGCTCACCGGCGAGGAGGCGGACGAACTCGTCTCGCTCTATCAGCGCACCTCCACCCACCTGTCCCTGATCCAGTCGAGCGCCCCGGACCCGATGCTCGTCGGCCGCCTCACGCAGCTCGTCGCCCGCGCCCGCTCCGCCGTCACCGGCGCCCGCCGGGCCGGCTGGCGCGACGCCGCCCGCTTCTTCACGGCCGGCTTCCCGGCCGCCGTGTACCGAAGCCGCCGCTGGTGGATCCCCACGGCCGTGCTCTCGATAGCCGTCGGCGTCCTCCTCGGCTGGTGGATAGCCACCAACCCCGAGGCGCAGAGCGTCATCGCCGCCCCGGACGACCTGAGGCGACTCACCAAGCCGGGCGGGGAGTACGAGACGTACTACTCCAGCCATCCCGCGGCCTCCTTCGCCGCGAAGGTCTGGACGAACAACGCGCAGGCCGCCGCGATGTGCCTGGTCCTGGGCGCGTTCCTGGGGCTGCCGGTGCTCTGGATCCTGTTCCTGAACATGGCCAACCTCGGTGTCGGCATCGGCCTGATGGCATCCGCCGGTCGCCTCGACGTCTTCCTCGGCCTGATCCTTCCGCACGGCCTGCTCGAACTGACGGCGGTCTTCGTCGCCGCGGGCACGGGCCTGCGCCTGGGATGGACGGTCATCGACCCGGGACCCCGCACCCGCCGCGCCGCCTTGGCCGAACAGGGCAGAGCCGCCCTCGGCATGGCCATCGGCCTGGCCTTCATCCTCTTCATCTCCGGCCTCATCGAGGGCTTCGTCACCCCGTCCGGCCTCCCCACCTGGGCCCGCATCGCCATCGGCATCGCCGCCGAGGCGGCCTTCCTGGTCTACGTCTACGTCCTGGGCGGCCGCGCCGCCCGTGCCGGCGACGTGGGTGACGTCGAGGAAGCCGACCAGACGGCGACGCTCCCCACCGCGGCCTGA
- the manA gene encoding mannose-6-phosphate isomerase, class I — translation MDRLTNTIRPYAWGSTTAIPALLGIEPTGEPQAEMWMGAHPGAPSRLDRGAGETTLADVIAADPARELGAATVARFGPRLPFLFKILAAGAPLSLQVHPDLAQARAGHEDEERRGVPIDAAHRNYKDANHKPEMICALTPFEGLCGFRAPLETADLLAGLEVDSLKPYVDLLHAHPEEAALREVLTAVLTADRAEMARTVTEAAAAADRLGGPYAPYAALVHDYPGDPGVIAAMLLNHVRLQPGEAMFLGAGVPHAYIDGLGVELLANSDNVLRAGLTPKHVDVPELLKIVRFESGDPAVQRPEGGAEEVYETPIDEFRLSRFLLAPGGAPQLLPDTTPQILLCTAGSPKAGELTLAPGRSVFVPAGEKAELSGSGTVFRATVVV, via the coding sequence ATGGACCGTCTGACGAACACCATCCGCCCCTACGCGTGGGGATCGACCACCGCGATCCCCGCCCTCCTCGGGATCGAGCCGACGGGCGAACCCCAGGCCGAGATGTGGATGGGCGCCCACCCCGGAGCGCCCTCCCGCCTCGACCGCGGAGCCGGCGAGACCACACTGGCGGACGTCATCGCCGCCGACCCCGCCCGCGAACTCGGCGCGGCCACCGTGGCCAGGTTCGGCCCCCGACTGCCCTTCCTCTTCAAGATCCTCGCGGCCGGCGCCCCCCTCTCCCTCCAGGTCCACCCCGACCTGGCACAGGCCAGGGCGGGCCACGAGGACGAGGAACGCCGAGGCGTCCCGATCGACGCGGCCCACCGCAACTACAAGGACGCCAACCACAAACCCGAGATGATCTGCGCCCTCACCCCCTTCGAGGGACTGTGCGGCTTCCGCGCCCCGCTGGAGACCGCCGACCTCCTCGCCGGCCTGGAGGTCGACTCCCTCAAGCCGTACGTCGACCTGCTGCACGCGCACCCCGAAGAGGCCGCGCTGCGCGAGGTCCTCACCGCCGTCCTCACCGCCGACCGCGCCGAGATGGCCCGCACGGTCACCGAGGCGGCCGCCGCCGCCGACCGCCTCGGCGGGCCCTACGCGCCCTACGCGGCCCTCGTCCACGACTACCCGGGCGACCCCGGTGTCATCGCGGCCATGCTGCTCAACCACGTACGGCTCCAGCCCGGCGAGGCCATGTTCCTCGGCGCCGGCGTCCCGCACGCCTACATCGACGGCCTCGGCGTCGAACTGCTCGCCAACTCCGACAACGTGCTGCGCGCGGGCCTCACCCCCAAGCACGTCGACGTGCCCGAACTGCTGAAGATCGTGCGGTTCGAGTCCGGCGACCCCGCCGTGCAGCGCCCCGAAGGCGGCGCCGAGGAGGTCTACGAGACCCCCATCGACGAGTTCCGGCTCTCCCGTTTCCTCCTCGCCCCCGGCGGCGCCCCGCAACTCCTCCCCGACACCACCCCGCAGATCCTGCTCTGCACCGCCGGTTCCCCGAAGGCCGGCGAACTGACCCTGGCCCCCGGCCGGTCCGTCTTCGTCCCCGCGGGCGAAAAGGCCGAACTGTCCGGCAGCGGTACCGTCTTCCGCGCCACCGTCGTGGTCTGA
- the ahcY gene encoding adenosylhomocysteinase yields MDFKVADLSLAAFGRKEITLAEHEMPGLMSIRAEYAEAQPLAGARITGSLHMTVQTAVLIETLVALGADVRWASCNIFSTQDHAAAAIAVGPNGTPENPQGVPVYAWKGETLEEYWWCTEQALTWPNTPTGGPNMILDDGGDATLLVHKGVEFEKAGAAPDPSTADSEEYAHILTLLNRTLGEAPQKWTQLASEIRGVTEETTTGVHRLYEMMAEGTLLFPAINVNDAVTKSKFDNKYGCRHSLIDGINRATDVLIGGKVAVVFGYGDVGKGCAESLRGQGARVIVTEIDPICALQAAMDGYQVATLDDVVETADIFITTTGNKDIIMASDMAKMKHQAIVGNIGHFDNEIDMAGLAKIDGIVKDEVKPQVHTWKFPDGKVLIVLSEGRLLNLGNATGHPSFVMSNSFADQTLAQIELFTKQAEYPTDVYVLPKHLDEKVARLHLDALGVRLTTLRPEQAAYIGVKVEGPYKADHYRY; encoded by the coding sequence ATGGACTTCAAGGTCGCAGACCTCTCCCTCGCCGCCTTCGGCCGCAAGGAGATCACCCTGGCCGAGCACGAGATGCCCGGCCTGATGTCGATCCGCGCCGAGTACGCGGAGGCCCAGCCGCTGGCCGGCGCCCGCATCACCGGCTCCCTGCACATGACCGTGCAGACCGCCGTGCTCATCGAGACCCTCGTCGCCCTCGGCGCCGACGTCCGCTGGGCCTCCTGCAACATCTTCTCCACCCAGGACCACGCGGCCGCCGCCATCGCGGTCGGCCCGAACGGCACCCCGGAGAACCCGCAGGGCGTCCCCGTCTACGCCTGGAAGGGCGAGACGCTGGAGGAGTACTGGTGGTGCACGGAGCAGGCGCTGACCTGGCCGAACACCCCCACCGGCGGCCCGAACATGATCCTCGACGACGGTGGTGACGCCACCCTCCTCGTCCACAAGGGCGTCGAGTTCGAGAAGGCCGGCGCGGCCCCGGACCCGTCGACGGCGGACTCCGAGGAGTACGCCCACATCCTCACCCTCCTCAACCGCACCCTCGGCGAGGCCCCGCAGAAGTGGACGCAGCTCGCGTCCGAGATCCGCGGCGTGACCGAGGAGACCACCACCGGCGTCCACCGCCTGTACGAGATGATGGCCGAGGGCACCCTGCTCTTCCCGGCGATCAACGTGAACGACGCCGTCACCAAGTCGAAGTTCGACAACAAGTACGGCTGCCGCCACTCCCTCATCGACGGCATCAACCGCGCCACCGACGTCCTCATCGGCGGCAAGGTCGCGGTCGTCTTCGGCTACGGCGACGTCGGCAAGGGCTGCGCCGAGTCGCTCCGCGGCCAGGGCGCCCGCGTCATCGTCACCGAGATCGACCCGATCTGCGCCCTTCAGGCGGCCATGGACGGCTACCAGGTCGCGACGCTGGACGACGTCGTGGAGACGGCCGACATCTTCATCACGACCACGGGCAACAAGGACATCATCATGGCCTCGGACATGGCCAAGATGAAGCACCAGGCCATCGTCGGCAACATCGGCCACTTCGACAACGAGATCGACATGGCCGGCCTGGCCAAGATCGACGGCATCGTCAAGGACGAGGTCAAGCCCCAGGTCCACACCTGGAAGTTCCCCGACGGCAAGGTCCTGATCGTCCTCTCCGAGGGCCGCCTGCTGAACCTCGGCAACGCGACCGGCCACCCCTCCTTCGTCATGTCGAACTCCTTCGCGGACCAGACCCTGGCCCAGATCGAGCTCTTCACGAAGCAGGCGGAGTACCCCACCGACGTCTACGTGCTCCCCAAGCACCTCGACGAGAAGGTGGCCCGCCTCCACCTCGACGCCCTCGGCGTCCGCCTCACCACCCTGCGCCCCGAGCAGGCCGCCTACATCGGCGTCAAGGTCGAAGGCCCGTACAAGGCCGACCACTACCGCTACTGA
- a CDS encoding RDD family protein, with translation MSDLVTGDAVVLGLRPARLPSRALAICLDVLVYGAGYLLVSIGIVFATASLDDAAQAAVSVGMFLLVLVGVPIAVETLTHGRSLGKLALGLRVVRDDGGPIRFRHALVRGAMGVVELLITFGSVACIASLVSSRGRRLGDVFAGTLVVRERVPGARVMPVPPPPPWLAGRFTGLDLSAVPDGLWLTIRQYLTRMNQLDPHTGAAMAAKLADEVVARTGTPPPAGVPAAAFLAAVVHERQSREAARAFRAAPPQAPYGAQAAPAPVPYGAMPAVPAPVVTAPVAPPVRPEAVAPARVSPVEPPRGGTGFAPPA, from the coding sequence GTGAGCGATCTGGTGACGGGGGACGCGGTCGTCCTGGGGTTGAGGCCTGCGAGGCTGCCGAGCCGGGCGCTGGCGATCTGTCTCGACGTGCTCGTCTACGGCGCCGGCTACCTGCTCGTCTCGATCGGCATCGTGTTCGCGACGGCCTCGCTGGACGACGCCGCGCAGGCCGCCGTGTCGGTGGGCATGTTCCTGCTGGTGCTGGTCGGTGTCCCGATCGCCGTGGAGACGCTCACCCACGGACGTTCGCTCGGGAAGTTGGCGCTGGGGCTGCGCGTGGTGCGGGACGACGGCGGGCCCATCCGGTTCCGGCACGCGCTGGTGCGCGGCGCGATGGGGGTCGTGGAGTTGCTGATCACCTTCGGGAGCGTGGCCTGCATCGCCTCGCTGGTGTCGTCGCGGGGGCGGCGGCTCGGCGACGTGTTCGCGGGGACGCTGGTGGTCCGGGAGCGGGTGCCGGGAGCACGGGTGATGCCGGTGCCCCCGCCGCCGCCGTGGCTGGCGGGGCGGTTCACGGGACTGGACCTGTCGGCGGTACCGGACGGACTGTGGCTGACGATCAGGCAGTACCTGACGCGGATGAACCAGCTGGACCCGCACACGGGCGCCGCGATGGCAGCGAAGCTCGCGGACGAGGTCGTGGCGCGTACGGGGACCCCGCCGCCGGCGGGCGTGCCGGCCGCCGCGTTCCTGGCGGCCGTGGTGCACGAGCGGCAGTCGCGCGAGGCGGCGCGGGCCTTCCGGGCGGCTCCGCCGCAGGCCCCGTACGGAGCGCAGGCCGCGCCGGCCCCCGTGCCGTACGGCGCGATGCCCGCGGTGCCCGCGCCGGTGGTGACGGCGCCGGTCGCGCCGCCCGTCCGGCCCGAGGCGGTCGCTCCGGCGCGGGTCTCGCCCGTCGAGCCGCCGCGCGGCGGCACCGGGTTCGCGCCGCCCGCCTGA
- a CDS encoding cation diffusion facilitator family transporter has translation MSASGGTRAIVAALAANLAIAVAKFVAYVFSGSSSMLAESVHSLADSGNQGLLLLGGKKAKREATPQHPFGYGRERYIYAFLVSIVLFTVGGMFAIYEGIEKINHPHPIEQWYWPIGVLVFAIIAESFSFRTAIKESNEIRGSLSWGQFIKRAKAPELPVVLLEDLGALIGLVLALGGVGLALATGDGVWDGIGTLCIGVLLIIIAIVLAAETKSLLLGEAAGTEDVDKITAALVDGDVVTGVIHMRTLHLGPEELLVAAKIAVRHDDTATEVANAINEAEARIRAAVPIARVIYLEPDIYNAEAAEAGANPAATPGGDPAH, from the coding sequence ATGAGCGCGTCGGGCGGTACCAGGGCGATCGTGGCGGCACTCGCCGCCAACCTCGCCATCGCCGTAGCCAAGTTCGTGGCCTACGTCTTCAGCGGTTCGTCGTCGATGCTCGCGGAGAGCGTCCACTCGCTCGCGGACTCCGGCAACCAGGGGCTGCTGCTCCTCGGCGGCAAGAAGGCCAAGCGCGAGGCCACGCCCCAACACCCCTTCGGGTACGGGCGCGAGCGCTACATCTACGCCTTCCTGGTGTCCATCGTGCTGTTCACCGTCGGTGGCATGTTCGCCATCTACGAGGGCATCGAGAAGATCAACCATCCGCACCCGATCGAGCAGTGGTACTGGCCGATCGGCGTCCTCGTCTTCGCGATCATCGCGGAGTCCTTCTCCTTCCGCACCGCCATCAAGGAGTCGAACGAGATCCGCGGCTCGCTCAGCTGGGGCCAGTTCATCAAGCGCGCCAAGGCCCCCGAGCTCCCCGTCGTCCTCCTCGAAGACCTCGGCGCGCTCATCGGTCTGGTCCTCGCCCTCGGCGGCGTCGGTCTGGCCCTGGCCACCGGCGACGGCGTGTGGGACGGCATCGGCACCCTCTGCATCGGCGTCCTGCTGATCATCATCGCCATCGTGCTCGCCGCCGAGACCAAGTCGCTGCTGCTGGGCGAGGCCGCCGGCACCGAGGACGTCGACAAGATCACGGCCGCCCTGGTCGACGGCGACGTGGTCACCGGCGTCATCCACATGCGCACCCTGCACCTCGGCCCCGAGGAACTGCTCGTCGCCGCGAAGATCGCCGTCCGGCACGACGACACCGCGACCGAGGTGGCCAACGCCATCAACGAGGCCGAGGCCCGCATCCGCGCCGCGGTCCCGATCGCCCGGGTGATCTACCTGGAGCCGGACATCTACAACGCCGAGGCCGCCGAGGCCGGCGCCAACCCCGCCGCCACCCCCGGCGGCGATCCCGCCCACTGA